CATTAGCGGCTTACCGCTCAGTCGCAGGCGGGAACGACGTCCCCACAGCCCGGCATCACAACCAATCTCAATAAAATCTCGGGTCAACGTCGATGATGTAAACAGATAACGCCCCAGCGGGGTTTTGCCTAAGTGTTGTAAGGCCAGTTCGGGGCCGGACAGCGTGGATTCAGGCACCACGGTGCGTCCAGCCAGCCAGGGTTCATCATCGGCACAGAGCAGGATTTCACGCAGCCAGTAGCGGGATTCTTTTGGCAGTCGCGTCAGCTCTTCCACCACCTCATTTTGACCGACAAATCCCTCCCTGATCAGGGTCACCGTGACCCGTTTTCCCTGTTGTTCAAAACGTTTTGTCATGGAATCTTCCAGTAGCAGCCAGTCGAGCTGTTCTGGATCCAGGGCGGGAATCTCTTCAAAATAGCGCAGCGCACGCAGTTGCGTTAACGCGGGGTGTGACATGCCTGACTCTCCGTTTCATAACTGAAAGGCATTGTATCGCAGAAAAGCGCTTACGGAAGATGGAAACATAATTAAGTGATCTGTTACGCAACAGAAACGTAACAAGTCGCAGGAAATGCTAAAAAAAAGGTGCGCCAGTTGACGCACCAGTTGTTGCAAATCAGCAATGTGGGGAGAAATTACCCCTTGCCTTTTACACTGCTGATAAAGGTGGAACGGGCAGATGTTGATCCCAGACGTTCAGCTTCATCAAGCAGTTTCAGCGCTTTATCAACGTCACCTTTCGCGACGGCGTCTTTAATCGCTTTGTTAAAGTAGCTTTCGGTGTCGTTCAACATCGGCTCGCTTTTCTTCGCGGGCGCAGGTGCAACCACCGGCGCGGCAGCAGGTGCAGCGTAGGTCGGTGCAGGTGCGGCGGTATTGCCTACCGTCACCGGACCCGGGCCGGAAGAACCAAACAATGGCCCCACCAGCACGCTGGAACTGCTGCTGGTTTTCACTTTCAGCTTCAGCAGACCGTCGGTAGTATGACGGGCAATCGGATCCGGAATATCCGGCACCGAGTTACCCACGCCTTTGGCGTAGGCTTTCGCTGGATCGAGCAGTTTGGTGGTCTGCTGAAGATCTTTCTCGGTCGTAAAGACCAGAACATAAAGCTTCTGCTGGCCCAGCGCTGGCGTCAGGCGCATCACCCCTTCCAGACGATCCGCGCTCATCACGCCCGGTTCCTGGTAGGTGAAATAGCTGCTGGGGAAGAACGCAGAAGGCGTCATGTTCTGATCGAGAATCAGGACGTTGGGCGCGAAGACACTGGTTTGTTTGTTCACTTCGCTGGTGAGCGTTATGTTTAGCTCCCCGATGTTCGCCGGTACGCTGTAAGCGGCAACCGGACCGGAGATGCCCGCGACATCAAGACGCTGACCGCCGGTCGAAAGCTGTGTGGTTTGCGTGTTGGACTGGTCAACCGGCGTCCAGGTTAACTGCTGGAGTGCCGCCGTCGGAATCGTCGGTGCGGCGCTGGTATTCTGTGGAACGTAATTCACGTCAGCCAGGCTGATGCCCGGCGCACTGGCAACTAACCCTGCGGATAAACAAAGGGCGACGAGACTTTTCTTCATTTTCATTGTTATCACCTCAGAAAGCGTGGGTTCAGCGGTGGCCAGGCAATAGCGCGCTAAACCGCGAGAAACAGAGGGGCTTACGCCCCTCGCTACGTCAGGTTAGTGCCGGATTACCACCAGATTTCCATCTGAGCACCGAAGGACCACTCATCGTTGTCGCCACGGCTGTAGGTGCGCGCGCTGGTATCGCTGTAGGCAATGCCGTTGTCGTAACCCCATTTCTCATCCCACTTCGCGTAGGTCGCGAAGACACGGATAGCCGGGCGGGACCAGATGCTGTCGCCAGCCTGCCACTGTTGCGCCAGGGTAATTTTGTACTGGTTGTTGGTGTCGTCGGTACGCTGAGACTTCACGTTGTCGTAGCCGATTTCCATCAGGGTGCTCATGATCGGTGTCCATTTGAACATCGGACGCACACCGACGGTGTACCAGGTTGAACCGTTGTTATCGTCACGGTCGATATCCTGATACATACCGACGTACATCAGGTCCCAACGGTCGCCCAGAGAGATTGCACCGTGGTCGAGGATACGCACCAGACTACCGTTGTTGTTGATTTCGTTGTTAACGACGCCAATTTCCGTATCAGGGTTGTAGTTGTTACCCGTGAAGGAGCCCTGCGGGATCCCTTTACCCTGAGTCGTCATTGCGTCGGTAGCGTACTGAACGACAAACTTGTTGTAGCCTTTCAGCATGCTTTGCGTGTGTTCAGCGGTGAACATCCAGCCGTCTTTAGTGGCACCGTCGGCATAGCTGTAGCCGTCAGTTTTGTTCGCACGACCGTAGTCAACACCCAGTTCCAGCACGCCGTCCGGGTTCGTTTCCAGACCGGCTAAACGCACGTCGAAAACGTCGTTCGCCGTGTCTTTGTAACGGTCATAGATATCATTGCTGCTGAAGATGTAAGAGCCGCCGGCTTCCTGAGAACGGGTGGCGGCCAGAGACAGTTTACCGAAGCCCAGATCGATATTTTCGATACCGGCGCCAGGACCTGAAATATCCCAGTAGTAGAAGTCGATCATGTGAACGTCATGACGCTGATAGAAGCGCTTACCTGCCCAGATGGTGGAGCCAGGCAGCCAGTCGATCAGGTTTTTACCCTGTACGTTCGCTTCACGGAATGCCGGGTCGGTGGCTTCCCAGTCATTCTGCTGTGCCACGGAGTAGGCAACGTTGGTGTCAAAATAGAAGCTCTTATCGCCCTCTTTCCAGACTTCCTGGCCCAGTTTAAGTTCCGCGTACGTTTCACATTCGTTGCCAAGACGGTATTTACTTTGAGCACCGGTTGCCTGGAAACATTGTTGTTCGCCGCCACTACCCGTCCAGCCGATACCGGAACGAGCATAACCATGGAAATCCACTGCCATTGCCTGAACAGACATAATGCCTGCTGCGACGGCAACCGCCAGGGGGAGTTTGCGCAGAGTAATCATCATTCTATCTCCTGAGATCATTGCTTTTCTTTGCACGCTTCACCGTAGGGTTTTGCGCTTTTTTTTAATGGGACACCTTAAACGCCTGGCTCTTTATGCAGCCGACGACATGCGGTGCCATCTTCACGGAACAGATGACAACGCTCTGGCGGCAGGCCAATAGCGAATGTGGCGCCCTCTTCTACCAACACCACGTCGTTCTGGCGGTACACCAGGTTTTGACGAATGGCGGGGATCTGAATATGAATCTGTGTTTCGTGACCAAGCTGTTCGACGACCTGAACCTCGCCTTCCAGCGTGACATCGGCGATATCACTGGGCAGCAGATGTTCCGGACGAATACCTAGCGACATATTTACGCCGACCTGCACATCACGGCTGTCGACCGGTAGCCAGACGTGCTGACGGTTCGGCAGTTCCACTTGCACCTGGTCGATGGCGGTTGCGGTGACTTTCACCGGCAGGAAGTTCATCTTCGGTGAACCAATAAAACCCGCGACGAAGCGGTCTGCCGGGTAGTGATACAGTTCCAGCGGCTTGCCAATCTGCGCGACGCGACCGGCATCCAGCACCACGATTTTGTCGGCCAGCGTCATCGCTTCGACCTGATCGTGGGTGACGTAGATCATCGTGCGACCCAGGCGTTTATGCAGACGGGAGATTTCGATACGCATCTGCACGCGCAGCGCGGCATCAAGGTTGGAGAGGGGTTCATCGAGCAGGAACACACGCGGTTCCGCCACCAGCGTACGGCCAATCGCCACGCGCTGGCGCTGTCCCCCTGAAAGGGCTTTCGGTTTACGCTCCAGCAGATGCGCCAGTTGCAGCACTTCGGCAACCTGGTTAACACGCTGATTCATTACCTCTTTTTTCGCGCCCGCCAGTTTCAGGCCAAACGACATATTTTCGGCAACGGATAAATGGGGGTAGAGCGCGTAGGACTGGAAGACCATCCCGACGCCACGTTCCGCAGGGGGGATATCGTTCATGCGGGTTTCCCCAATATAGAGATCTCCGCTGGTAATCGTTTCAAGTCCGGCAATCATACGGAGCAGGGTCGATTTGCCGCAGCCTGACGGTCCAACAAACACCACGAATTCCCCTTCGTGAATGTCGAGATTGATATCTTTCGATACCACCACATCACCCCAGGCTTTCGTTACATTTCGCAGCTGTACGCTCGCCATGCCTTCTCCCTTCGTTACAACCTGTCATTGACAGCAACATTCATGATGGCCCGACTATGCGGGATTCACTGCGAGCGTGAATCCTCCACCCCCCAGCTTTTTTATGGGGGAGGAGTCGGGAGGATGAGGGAAGGAAGTCTGAGACCCTGGCCGGGGGACATCGCGTAATTTCGTGATGTCCCCCGCAAAAATGAGTCTGTTTTTATGTGCGCCAGTACGCATTACTCATATTTCTGCAACACAGATCACATAAAGAGCGGGTGGGGCGTAGGGGTAAGGAGGATGGAAAGAGGATGTCAAATAAGGAGACTGAGTCACGTTGAACCACTGAAGTCTTACCACGAGCACATCACCAAAAGGATGGCAGATATGAAGATCAAGACTGGCGCACGCGTTTTCGCATTGTCCGCCCTCGCAGCAATGATGATTTCCGCACCGGCTCTGGCCAAAATTGAAGAAGGTAAACTGGTTATCTGGATTAACGGCGACAAAGGCTATAACGGCCTGGCCGAAGTGGGTAAAAAATTCGAGAAAGACACCGGTATCAAAGTGACCATCGAGCACCCGGACAAGCTGGAAGAGAAATTCCCGCAGGTCGCGGCAACCGGTGACGGTCCGGACATCATTTTCTGGGCGCACGATCGTTTTGGCGGTTACGCACAGTCTGGCCTGCTGGCTGAAATCACGCCGGATAAAGCGTTCCAGGACAAACTCTATCCGTTCACCTGGGATGCCGTGCGTTACAACGGCAAACTGATCGCCTATCCGATCGCGGTTGAAGCGCTGTCGCTGATTTACAACAAAGACCTGGTGGCAAACCCGCCGAAGACCTGGGAAGAAATTCCGGCACTGGATAAAGAGCTGAAGGCGAAAGGTAAGAGCGCGCTGATGTTCAACCTGCAAGAGCCGTACTTCACCTGGCCGCTGATTGCTGCCGACGGCGGTTACGCATTCAAGTTTGAAAACGGCACGTACGACGTGAAAGACGTGGGCGTCGACAGCGCAGGCGCGAAAGCGGGTCTGGGCTTCCTGGTTGACCTCATCAAGAACAAACACATGAACGCCGACACCGACTACTCCATCGCCGAAGCGGCCTTTAACAAAGGCGATACGGCGATGACCATCAACGGTCCGTGGGCATGGACGAACATCGATAAGAGCAAAGTGAACTACGGCGTCACCCTGCTGCCAACCTTCAAAGGCAAACCGTCTAAACCGTTCGTCGGCGTGCTGAGTGCCGGTATTAACGCCGCCAGCCCGAATAAAGAACTGGCAAAAGAGTTCCTGGAAAACTACCTGCTGACCGATCAAGGTCTGGAAGAAGTGAACAAGGACAAACCGCTGGGCGCCGTGGCGCTGAAATCCTATCAGGATCAGTTAGCGAAAGATCCACGTATCGCCGCCACCATGGATAACGCCCAGAAAGGCGAAATCATGCCGAACATCCCGCAGATGTCTGCGTTCTGGTACGCGGTTCGTACGGCGGTCATCAACGCCGCCAGCGGTCGTCAGACCGTTGACGCAGCACT
The sequence above is drawn from the Citrobacter amalonaticus genome and encodes:
- the malE gene encoding maltose/maltodextrin ABC transporter substrate-binding protein MalE; translated protein: MKIKTGARVFALSALAAMMISAPALAKIEEGKLVIWINGDKGYNGLAEVGKKFEKDTGIKVTIEHPDKLEEKFPQVAATGDGPDIIFWAHDRFGGYAQSGLLAEITPDKAFQDKLYPFTWDAVRYNGKLIAYPIAVEALSLIYNKDLVANPPKTWEEIPALDKELKAKGKSALMFNLQEPYFTWPLIAADGGYAFKFENGTYDVKDVGVDSAGAKAGLGFLVDLIKNKHMNADTDYSIAEAAFNKGDTAMTINGPWAWTNIDKSKVNYGVTLLPTFKGKPSKPFVGVLSAGINAASPNKELAKEFLENYLLTDQGLEEVNKDKPLGAVALKSYQDQLAKDPRIAATMDNAQKGEIMPNIPQMSAFWYAVRTAVINAASGRQTVDAALKDAQGRITK
- the malK gene encoding maltose/maltodextrin ABC transporter ATP-binding protein MalK: MASVQLRNVTKAWGDVVVSKDINLDIHEGEFVVFVGPSGCGKSTLLRMIAGLETITSGDLYIGETRMNDIPPAERGVGMVFQSYALYPHLSVAENMSFGLKLAGAKKEVMNQRVNQVAEVLQLAHLLERKPKALSGGQRQRVAIGRTLVAEPRVFLLDEPLSNLDAALRVQMRIEISRLHKRLGRTMIYVTHDQVEAMTLADKIVVLDAGRVAQIGKPLELYHYPADRFVAGFIGSPKMNFLPVKVTATAIDQVQVELPNRQHVWLPVDSRDVQVGVNMSLGIRPEHLLPSDIADVTLEGEVQVVEQLGHETQIHIQIPAIRQNLVYRQNDVVLVEEGATFAIGLPPERCHLFREDGTACRRLHKEPGV
- a CDS encoding maltoporin, with translation MMITLRKLPLAVAVAAGIMSVQAMAVDFHGYARSGIGWTGSGGEQQCFQATGAQSKYRLGNECETYAELKLGQEVWKEGDKSFYFDTNVAYSVAQQNDWEATDPAFREANVQGKNLIDWLPGSTIWAGKRFYQRHDVHMIDFYYWDISGPGAGIENIDLGFGKLSLAATRSQEAGGSYIFSSNDIYDRYKDTANDVFDVRLAGLETNPDGVLELGVDYGRANKTDGYSYADGATKDGWMFTAEHTQSMLKGYNKFVVQYATDAMTTQGKGIPQGSFTGNNYNPDTEIGVVNNEINNNGSLVRILDHGAISLGDRWDLMYVGMYQDIDRDDNNGSTWYTVGVRPMFKWTPIMSTLMEIGYDNVKSQRTDDTNNQYKITLAQQWQAGDSIWSRPAIRVFATYAKWDEKWGYDNGIAYSDTSARTYSRGDNDEWSFGAQMEIWW
- the malM gene encoding maltose operon protein MalM — encoded protein: MKMKKSLVALCLSAGLVASAPGISLADVNYVPQNTSAAPTIPTAALQQLTWTPVDQSNTQTTQLSTGGQRLDVAGISGPVAAYSVPANIGELNITLTSEVNKQTSVFAPNVLILDQNMTPSAFFPSSYFTYQEPGVMSADRLEGVMRLTPALGQQKLYVLVFTTEKDLQQTTKLLDPAKAYAKGVGNSVPDIPDPIARHTTDGLLKLKVKTSSSSSVLVGPLFGSSGPGPVTVGNTAAPAPTYAAPAAAPVVAPAPAKKSEPMLNDTESYFNKAIKDAVAKGDVDKALKLLDEAERLGSTSARSTFISSVKGKG
- the ubiC gene encoding chorismate lyase, with translation MSHPALTQLRALRYFEEIPALDPEQLDWLLLEDSMTKRFEQQGKRVTVTLIREGFVGQNEVVEELTRLPKESRYWLREILLCADDEPWLAGRTVVPESTLSGPELALQHLGKTPLGRYLFTSSTLTRDFIEIGCDAGLWGRRSRLRLSGKPLMLTELFLPASPLY